Proteins encoded together in one Peribacillus asahii window:
- the htpG gene encoding molecular chaperone HtpG yields the protein MAKKQFKAESKRLLDMMIHSIYSQKEIFLRELISNASDAIDKIYYKALTDDTLTFDKDSYYIKVSADKEGRTLTITDTGIGMTKEELEQHLGTIAKSGSLAFKSENELKDGHDIIGQFGVGFYSAFMVADVVTVISKALGSDEAYKWESEGADGYKIEPCEKETVGTEIILTIKENTEDEKYEEYLEEYRLKGIIKKYSDFIRYPIKMDVTGRRLKEGSEDEYEDYQEEQIINSMVPIWRKNKNELTAEDYENFYQEKRYGFDKPIKHIHVKVDGTVRYNAILFIPENIPFDYYSKEFEKGLELYSNGVLIMEKCPDLIPDYFSFVKGMVDSEDLSLNISREILQQDKQLKFIAKNIKTKIKKELESLLKHDREKYEAFYQSFGRQLKFGVYNNFGQEKDVLQDLLMFYSSKEKKLVTLDEYVSRMPEDQKYIYYATGETNERIEKMPQTELVADKGYEILYFTDDVDEFAIKMLLNYKEKEFKSVSSGDLGIEEENDNKHEAEEKANKELFDLMKEVLSEKVTDVKVSKRLKTHPVCLSANGELSIEMEKVLNMMPNNQQVKADKTLEINVNHEIWKSLKSAFEQDDKEKVRLYTNLLYNQALLIEGLPIQDPLEFTNDLCKLMV from the coding sequence ATGGCAAAAAAGCAGTTTAAAGCAGAATCTAAAAGATTATTAGATATGATGATTCACTCCATTTATTCTCAAAAAGAGATCTTCTTACGAGAGTTGATTTCGAATGCTAGTGATGCAATCGATAAAATTTATTACAAAGCATTAACAGATGATACATTAACGTTTGATAAAGATAGTTACTACATAAAGGTCTCAGCGGATAAAGAAGGCCGGACATTGACAATTACAGATACTGGAATCGGGATGACCAAAGAGGAACTTGAGCAGCATCTTGGAACCATTGCAAAGAGTGGATCTCTAGCTTTTAAAAGTGAAAATGAATTAAAAGATGGCCACGATATTATCGGTCAATTTGGTGTAGGATTTTATTCCGCTTTTATGGTTGCAGATGTTGTAACGGTCATCAGTAAAGCTTTAGGCAGCGATGAAGCATATAAGTGGGAGTCCGAAGGGGCTGATGGCTATAAAATTGAGCCATGCGAGAAAGAAACAGTCGGCACAGAGATTATTTTAACCATTAAAGAGAATACCGAAGATGAGAAGTATGAGGAGTATTTAGAAGAGTATCGTCTGAAGGGAATTATTAAAAAATACTCTGATTTTATCCGCTACCCAATTAAAATGGATGTTACTGGCCGAAGATTAAAAGAAGGCAGCGAAGATGAATACGAGGACTATCAAGAAGAACAAATAATTAATAGTATGGTTCCTATTTGGCGAAAGAATAAAAATGAACTGACTGCTGAGGATTACGAAAACTTTTATCAAGAAAAACGGTACGGCTTTGATAAACCAATTAAGCACATTCATGTAAAAGTTGATGGTACGGTAAGATATAATGCGATTTTATTTATCCCTGAAAACATTCCTTTTGATTATTATTCAAAAGAGTTTGAAAAGGGATTAGAGCTATATTCTAACGGTGTGTTAATTATGGAAAAATGTCCGGATTTAATTCCAGACTATTTTAGCTTTGTAAAAGGGATGGTTGATTCAGAAGACTTATCGCTTAATATATCCCGGGAAATTTTGCAGCAAGATAAACAATTAAAGTTCATCGCTAAAAATATTAAAACGAAAATTAAGAAGGAACTAGAAAGTTTATTAAAACATGACCGTGAAAAATATGAAGCATTTTATCAATCATTTGGCAGACAATTAAAATTTGGTGTGTATAATAATTTCGGACAAGAAAAAGACGTTTTACAAGATTTATTGATGTTCTACTCATCAAAAGAGAAGAAATTAGTAACGCTAGATGAATACGTATCAAGAATGCCTGAGGATCAAAAGTATATTTATTATGCAACAGGTGAAACAAACGAACGAATTGAAAAAATGCCGCAAACCGAGCTAGTTGCTGATAAAGGATATGAAATTTTGTACTTTACAGATGATGTGGATGAATTTGCGATTAAAATGTTGCTGAACTATAAAGAGAAAGAGTTTAAATCCGTATCCAGCGGTGATTTAGGAATTGAAGAAGAAAACGATAATAAGCATGAAGCAGAGGAGAAGGCAAATAAAGAGCTCTTTGACTTGATGAAAGAGGTATTATCGGAAAAAGTAACAGATGTGAAAGTATCTAAACGATTAAAAACCCATCCAGTCTGTTTATCAGCTAATGGCGAATTGTCAATTGAAATGGAAAAAGTACTGAATATGATGCCGAATAACCAACAGGTTAAAGCAGATAAAACCTTAGAAATTAACGTAAACCATGAGATTTGGAAGTCACTCAAATCAGCTTTTGAACAGGACGATAAAGAAAAGGTTCGATTATATACAAATCTCTTATATAATCAAGCACTGTTAATAGAAGGTTTACCAATTCAAGATCCGTTAGAATTTACAAATGATTTGTGTAAGCTAATGGTGTAA
- a CDS encoding NCS2 family permease codes for MERLFRLRELGTNVRTEILAGFTTFLTMAYIIVVNPAILSAAGVPFNQVFIATILAAAIGTLIMALLANYPIAIAPGMGMNAYFTSVVATQGVSYQVVFGTVFLAGILFIILSLTKFRQLLIESMPTSLKYGITAGIGLFIAFIGLKMSGIVVADPNSVVVLGDLHKPVTILSIVGLFITFILIARKIKGALFIGMLITAIIGYFMGMLQMEGVVSTPPAIVFFDLDITGVFSNSLYTVVFAFLLVTIFDTTGTMVGVAEQAGLMKDGKLPRAKSALAADAVATTVGATLGTSPSSAYVESSSGVAAGGRSGLTAFVVAILFLIALFFSPLVAAISSLSAITAPALIIVGCYMMEGLAKIDWKEFDEAFPAFAVILTMPLTGSIATGIAIGFITYPIIKLVSGKGKDVHPIIYLFGIIFVIQMAFFPGH; via the coding sequence ATGGAACGTTTATTTAGATTGCGCGAATTAGGAACAAATGTAAGGACGGAAATATTAGCTGGTTTTACAACCTTTTTAACGATGGCTTACATTATTGTTGTGAATCCTGCCATCTTGTCCGCTGCGGGTGTGCCATTTAATCAAGTATTCATTGCGACCATTTTGGCTGCAGCTATTGGAACATTAATCATGGCTCTCTTAGCAAATTATCCGATTGCTATTGCTCCTGGTATGGGGATGAATGCTTATTTTACAAGCGTTGTTGCTACCCAAGGAGTAAGTTACCAAGTTGTTTTTGGTACGGTTTTTTTAGCAGGGATTTTATTCATCATCTTGTCGTTGACTAAATTTCGTCAATTGCTTATTGAATCAATGCCTACTTCCTTAAAATATGGAATTACAGCAGGGATTGGTTTATTTATTGCATTTATTGGATTGAAAATGTCGGGGATTGTTGTAGCGGACCCTAATTCGGTTGTAGTTTTGGGTGATTTACATAAGCCTGTTACAATCTTATCGATTGTTGGCCTGTTTATCACATTCATTTTAATTGCTCGTAAAATAAAGGGTGCTTTGTTTATTGGTATGCTTATTACGGCAATTATCGGTTATTTTATGGGGATGTTACAAATGGAAGGCGTTGTATCCACACCACCGGCAATTGTATTTTTTGATTTAGATATTACAGGTGTTTTTTCGAATTCGTTATATACAGTAGTGTTTGCCTTTTTGCTTGTTACTATTTTTGATACAACGGGAACAATGGTTGGAGTAGCGGAGCAAGCGGGTCTAATGAAAGATGGAAAGCTGCCAAGAGCTAAATCAGCTCTTGCTGCAGATGCTGTTGCGACAACCGTTGGTGCGACGCTAGGTACGAGTCCATCTAGTGCTTATGTTGAATCATCGTCAGGGGTGGCAGCTGGAGGTCGTTCTGGACTGACTGCTTTCGTAGTTGCGATTCTTTTCTTAATTGCTCTATTTTTCTCACCATTAGTAGCAGCTATTTCATCACTTTCAGCTATTACAGCTCCAGCTTTAATTATTGTTGGCTGTTATATGATGGAAGGGTTAGCTAAAATTGATTGGAAGGAATTTGATGAAGCATTCCCGGCTTTTGCGGTTATTTTGACTATGCCTTTAACGGGGAGTATTGCAACTGGAATTGCAATTGGATTTATTACATATCCAATTATTAAGCTTGTAAGTGGTAAAGGGAAAGATGTACATCCAATCATTTATCTTTTCGGAATTATTTTTGTCATTCAGATGGCCTTTTTTCCAGGGCATTAA
- a CDS encoding NAD(P)/FAD-dependent oxidoreductase, with translation MEQFELFDVTVIGGGPAGLYSTFYSGLREMKTKLIEYQPQLGGKIHVYPEKMIWDVGGITPVPGAKLIEQLVEQGLTFHPEVVLNEKVESITRNEDGIFILHAASGRKHFSKTVIMAVGGGILNPQRLAIEGAERFEVSNLNYTVKSLKRFKDKTVIISGGGNSAIDWANELEPIAKKVYLTYRKDVLAGHEAQVTQLMNSSAVCFLNTSITKLIADSSHETIERVQLTNHETEEVTYVSIDEVIINHGYEQDKMLLENSKLDIKLVDDYYIEGNASSESSVEGLYAAGDILKHDGKVHLIAGAFQDAANAVNRAKQFIQPDASHAGMVSSHNEVFKKRNRELVQKMMK, from the coding sequence ATGGAACAATTCGAATTATTTGATGTGACGGTGATTGGGGGAGGACCAGCAGGTCTTTACTCCACTTTTTATAGCGGACTTCGAGAAATGAAAACAAAGCTTATAGAATACCAACCACAACTAGGTGGGAAAATTCATGTATATCCAGAAAAAATGATTTGGGATGTTGGAGGAATTACTCCTGTTCCTGGAGCAAAATTAATAGAGCAACTTGTAGAGCAAGGACTAACGTTTCACCCGGAAGTCGTGTTAAATGAGAAAGTAGAATCCATTACACGTAATGAAGACGGGATTTTTATTTTACATGCTGCATCTGGAAGAAAGCACTTTTCGAAAACGGTTATTATGGCCGTTGGGGGAGGAATTTTAAATCCACAAAGGCTAGCAATAGAAGGTGCTGAGAGATTTGAAGTATCTAATTTAAATTACACAGTAAAGTCTTTAAAGCGTTTCAAGGATAAGACAGTCATTATTTCAGGCGGTGGAAACTCGGCAATCGATTGGGCCAATGAATTAGAGCCTATTGCGAAAAAGGTATATTTGACGTATCGAAAGGATGTTTTAGCAGGACATGAAGCGCAAGTCACACAATTAATGAATAGTTCGGCTGTTTGTTTTCTGAATACGTCTATTACAAAACTAATCGCTGATTCTAGTCATGAGACAATTGAACGGGTGCAATTAACGAATCATGAAACAGAAGAGGTAACGTATGTGTCGATTGATGAGGTCATCATTAATCATGGATATGAACAGGATAAAATGTTACTTGAAAACAGTAAACTGGATATTAAACTAGTGGATGATTACTATATTGAAGGGAACGCATCTAGCGAATCTTCAGTGGAAGGATTGTATGCGGCAGGGGACATTTTAAAGCATGATGGAAAAGTCCATCTAATAGCGGGTGCTTTTCAAGATGCTGCAAATGCTGTAAATAGAGCAAAGCAATTCATTCAACCTGATGCTAGTCATGCTGGAATGGTCTCTTCGCATAATGAAGTTTTTAAAAAGCGAAATCGAGAGTTAGTTCAAAAAATGATGAAGTAG
- a CDS encoding amino acid ABC transporter permease: MADYFNTMIMPMLEGAKMTILLFLIAIAVSIPLGFLLTLAVNSRFKPLSWLAQTYIYLMRGTPLLLQLLLICFGLPLIPVIGEYLILDRFVAACLGFILNYAAYFAEIFRGGLLSIDKGQYEAAKVLGLNKWQTTIRIILPQMFRIALPSVSNESITLVKDTALLYAVAVPELLHFAQTAVNRDFTIVPFFIAGIIYLLITLVLTMFFKWLEKRFKFE; the protein is encoded by the coding sequence ATGGCCGATTATTTCAATACAATGATTATGCCTATGCTGGAAGGGGCAAAGATGACGATTCTCTTATTTTTAATCGCTATCGCTGTCTCCATTCCACTAGGCTTTCTACTCACACTAGCTGTAAATAGCCGTTTTAAACCATTATCCTGGCTTGCGCAAACCTATATTTATTTAATGCGCGGTACACCGCTGTTACTGCAATTATTGTTAATTTGTTTCGGTCTGCCGCTTATTCCTGTAATCGGGGAATATCTAATTTTGGATCGTTTCGTTGCGGCTTGTTTAGGTTTTATTTTAAACTATGCAGCGTATTTTGCTGAAATCTTCCGCGGCGGTCTTCTTTCTATTGATAAAGGCCAGTATGAAGCTGCTAAAGTACTCGGTTTAAATAAATGGCAAACGACGATACGGATTATCTTACCGCAAATGTTCCGTATCGCCCTTCCTTCTGTTTCAAATGAATCGATTACGCTAGTTAAGGATACGGCTCTTCTCTATGCTGTTGCCGTACCGGAATTATTACACTTTGCTCAGACGGCTGTAAACCGCGACTTTACAATCGTGCCATTCTTTATCGCGGGTATAATCTATCTCTTAATTACACTCGTCTTAACGATGTTCTTTAAATGGCTCGAAAAACGATTCAAATTCGAATAA
- a CDS encoding MarR family winged helix-turn-helix transcriptional regulator, with protein MFPIKAFQKFFHQFTLLYRPFENKLNILLNQHQIQRAQWTILYYLSLNGSITLVELSNYLSVEKPTVTRTINRLEELGYVEQIPSKDKREKRIQLTELGKEVYKHVRITIDQFEKDILKGISEQEQLNAIHIMKEIHNNLIEWEDKN; from the coding sequence GTGTTTCCCATAAAGGCATTTCAAAAATTCTTCCATCAATTCACGCTTTTATACCGCCCTTTTGAAAACAAATTAAATATACTGCTTAACCAGCATCAGATCCAAAGAGCGCAATGGACGATTTTATACTATTTATCCCTTAACGGTTCAATAACACTTGTAGAGCTTTCTAACTATTTAAGCGTAGAAAAGCCTACCGTTACTAGAACCATAAACCGCCTAGAGGAATTAGGATATGTCGAGCAAATTCCAAGCAAGGACAAAAGGGAGAAAAGAATACAGCTTACAGAGCTAGGCAAAGAAGTATACAAGCATGTCCGTATAACAATTGATCAATTTGAGAAGGACATTTTAAAAGGAATCTCGGAACAAGAGCAGCTCAATGCTATCCATATCATGAAGGAAATACACAATAACCTTATAGAATGGGAGGATAAAAATTGA
- a CDS encoding PaaI family thioesterase, with protein sequence MEETLVKAIQDEYPDDFAWCYGCGRLNKEGHHFRTGWEGENTLTIYIPKPEHTAIPGFVYGGLIASFIDCHGTGSASLALHRKNGHELGDGIVPPPRFVTAALNVEFMKPTPQHVPLRAVGKVTEIHPKKWKVETEVFANDTLCARGEVIAVVMPATFTQK encoded by the coding sequence ATGGAGGAAACATTGGTAAAGGCTATTCAAGATGAATATCCAGATGATTTTGCTTGGTGTTACGGGTGTGGAAGATTAAATAAAGAGGGGCATCATTTTCGAACTGGCTGGGAAGGGGAAAATACGCTGACTATTTACATACCGAAGCCGGAACATACAGCAATTCCGGGATTTGTTTATGGAGGTTTGATTGCTTCGTTCATTGATTGTCATGGAACAGGTTCAGCTTCATTAGCCTTGCACCGTAAAAATGGACATGAACTAGGAGATGGAATCGTACCGCCACCACGGTTTGTAACAGCTGCATTAAATGTAGAATTTATGAAACCAACTCCACAACATGTTCCGTTAAGAGCGGTTGGGAAAGTGACAGAGATTCATCCGAAGAAATGGAAAGTGGAAACGGAAGTATTTGCAAATGATACACTTTGTGCACGTGGAGAAGTGATTGCTGTTGTAATGCCAGCCACTTTCACACAAAAATAA
- a CDS encoding NAD(P)-binding domain-containing protein gives MELEALNEQVKRDLSYLAFGGEDWVRPLNHSEGHVYDVVIVGGGQSGLGAAFGFMRERISNILVIDENQEGLEGPWETYARMMTLRTPKHLTSIDLGIPSLTFRSWWEAQFGSEGWEQIVKIPRSDWMKYLRWYRKVLNLPVMNEVTLKLIEPTDEGIHRLHIEGPGTPSNLLLARKVVLATGIQGGGEWHVPPMISEKLPRQLYTHTSEFIDFETLKDKKIGILGGGASAFDNANFALSQGVAEAHVFVRRKELPRINPIRQMEVSGMIERFHSLSDTDKYAAMVHFFKHNQPPTNDTFERASSWSGFQLHIGAPWVNVEAADEGAVVATPQGTFTFDFLLISTGLLTNPALRPELRLIENYIARWEDRYKAPEEISNPLLNAHPYLSPGFAFLSRDERNKKFLHGIFAFNYSALISCGISASALSGMKFGIPKLVSAVADQLFLDNREEILHNYFTYNELEFIGDWPKKGQALNATLASQK, from the coding sequence ATGGAATTAGAGGCTTTAAACGAACAAGTAAAAAGAGACCTTTCCTATCTTGCCTTTGGAGGTGAAGATTGGGTTCGCCCACTCAATCATTCTGAAGGACATGTTTATGATGTAGTCATTGTCGGCGGCGGTCAAAGTGGCTTAGGTGCTGCTTTTGGTTTTATGCGTGAGCGAATATCTAATATCCTTGTAATCGATGAAAACCAGGAAGGTCTAGAAGGGCCTTGGGAAACCTACGCTCGTATGATGACATTGCGAACACCCAAACATCTAACCTCCATTGACCTCGGAATCCCTTCACTTACTTTCCGTTCATGGTGGGAAGCACAATTTGGATCAGAGGGCTGGGAACAAATCGTGAAAATCCCCCGCAGTGACTGGATGAAGTATTTACGCTGGTATCGAAAGGTTCTCAATCTCCCCGTCATGAATGAAGTAACGCTTAAGCTCATTGAACCTACAGACGAAGGCATTCACCGATTGCATATCGAAGGGCCAGGAACTCCATCTAATCTATTACTTGCACGTAAAGTCGTTCTAGCTACTGGTATTCAAGGTGGCGGTGAATGGCATGTACCACCTATGATTTCCGAGAAGTTACCACGTCAGCTTTATACTCATACCTCTGAATTTATTGATTTTGAAACACTTAAAGATAAAAAAATTGGAATCTTGGGAGGGGGTGCCTCGGCTTTTGATAATGCCAATTTTGCACTATCCCAAGGTGTAGCCGAAGCGCATGTCTTTGTTCGTCGCAAGGAGCTTCCACGTATCAACCCAATTCGCCAGATGGAAGTCTCAGGGATGATTGAACGTTTCCATAGTCTATCGGACACCGATAAATACGCTGCTATGGTTCACTTCTTTAAACATAATCAACCACCGACTAATGATACTTTTGAACGTGCATCCTCGTGGTCCGGTTTTCAGCTGCATATAGGAGCACCTTGGGTTAATGTAGAAGCAGCAGACGAAGGTGCGGTAGTCGCTACGCCTCAAGGAACGTTCACCTTTGATTTCCTCCTCATCAGCACTGGTCTTCTAACTAACCCTGCTTTACGTCCAGAATTGAGACTAATTGAAAACTATATCGCTCGCTGGGAGGATCGATATAAAGCACCAGAAGAGATAAGCAATCCTTTGCTCAATGCTCATCCTTATCTCAGTCCTGGCTTTGCTTTCCTAAGCCGTGATGAAAGGAATAAAAAGTTCCTTCATGGAATTTTTGCTTTTAACTATTCAGCATTAATCAGTTGCGGCATTTCAGCCTCTGCGCTTTCGGGTATGAAGTTTGGTATCCCTAAGCTCGTATCAGCCGTAGCAGATCAGCTTTTCTTAGATAATCGCGAGGAAATTCTTCATAACTACTTTACTTATAATGAACTTGAGTTTATCGGTGACTGGCCAAAAAAAGGGCAGGCACTTAATGCCACTCTAGCTTCCCAGAAATAA
- a CDS encoding winged helix-turn-helix transcriptional regulator, with amino-acid sequence MKKKKYNISVEATLEVIGGKWKCVILCHLTHGKKRTSELKRLMPDITQKMLTQQLRELEADGVINRIVYNQIPPKVEYELSEYGWSLQSILNSLCAWGEKHIMKVYGDKFAVLEENVLNEHLK; translated from the coding sequence ATGAAGAAAAAGAAATACAATATATCAGTAGAAGCGACATTAGAAGTGATAGGCGGGAAGTGGAAATGTGTGATTCTATGCCATCTAACCCACGGAAAGAAACGAACTAGTGAATTGAAGCGTCTTATGCCAGATATTACTCAGAAGATGTTAACCCAGCAATTACGTGAATTAGAAGCGGATGGAGTGATTAATAGAATTGTGTATAATCAGATTCCTCCGAAAGTGGAATATGAGTTAAGTGAATATGGGTGGAGTTTACAAAGTATTTTAAATTCTCTTTGTGCGTGGGGAGAAAAGCATATTATGAAAGTATACGGTGATAAATTTGCTGTGTTAGAAGAGAATGTTTTAAATGAACATTTGAAGTAA
- a CDS encoding MFS transporter: MTSSRPKLWTKDFIIVSSVNFLLTLIFYLLMVTIAVYAVNEYDASTSQAGLVTGIFIIGTLIGRLFIGRAIDSIGRKKTLIIGLIFFILTTFLYFLNYGITFLLFNRFIHGVTLGMASTAAGTIVAQIIPQTRKGEGIGYFSMSATLATAIGPFIGLYMSQHTSFHMIFSFCLALGIISLITAFFVYVPILEKSAKKSEVKGFKLSDFIEPKALPIAFVTLAVAFCYSSVLSFINFYAIEINLVNAASFFFIVYAVAVLVSRPFTGRLMDVKGANIVMYPAFVFLGAGLLLLSTANNSITLLLSGALIGLGFGNMQSCTQAIAVKLTESHRMGLATSTFFIFLDAGLGFGPYVLGFIIPMTGYRNLYIILGIFSLVASILYFLLHGKKEKMIRSESEHQISA, encoded by the coding sequence TTGACTTCATCAAGACCTAAACTTTGGACAAAAGATTTCATTATTGTTTCCTCTGTTAATTTTCTCTTAACGTTAATCTTTTATTTATTAATGGTTACCATTGCCGTGTATGCCGTGAATGAATACGACGCTTCGACAAGCCAAGCAGGACTCGTAACAGGAATTTTCATTATAGGAACATTAATTGGACGATTATTTATCGGTCGTGCTATTGATTCGATTGGCCGTAAAAAAACATTAATTATCGGCTTAATTTTCTTCATTTTGACGACATTTTTATATTTTTTAAATTACGGTATCACCTTCTTGCTGTTTAATCGTTTTATACATGGTGTAACGTTAGGAATGGCAAGTACAGCGGCTGGTACAATTGTAGCCCAAATCATTCCGCAGACAAGAAAGGGAGAAGGGATTGGCTACTTTAGTATGAGTGCGACACTCGCTACCGCAATCGGTCCTTTTATTGGGCTATATATGAGCCAACATACAAGCTTTCATATGATTTTTAGCTTCTGCCTTGCCTTAGGAATAATTAGTTTAATTACCGCCTTCTTTGTATATGTACCGATCTTAGAGAAATCAGCAAAAAAATCAGAGGTAAAAGGATTCAAACTTTCGGACTTTATTGAGCCTAAGGCACTGCCCATTGCATTTGTTACGCTAGCAGTAGCCTTCTGTTATTCCAGTGTCCTTTCCTTTATCAACTTCTATGCAATTGAAATTAACTTGGTCAATGCGGCTAGCTTTTTCTTCATTGTATATGCTGTTGCAGTATTAGTGTCACGTCCTTTCACAGGTCGCTTAATGGACGTGAAGGGAGCAAATATTGTGATGTACCCTGCCTTTGTTTTCCTTGGAGCTGGGTTGCTGCTCCTTAGTACAGCAAATAACAGCATCACTTTATTATTATCCGGTGCCCTTATCGGTCTTGGGTTTGGTAATATGCAATCCTGCACTCAGGCTATTGCCGTAAAATTGACTGAATCTCATCGTATGGGGTTAGCTACATCGACTTTCTTTATCTTTCTAGATGCAGGACTCGGTTTCGGTCCTTATGTACTTGGGTTTATTATCCCAATGACTGGCTATAGAAATTTATATATCATTTTAGGTATCTTCAGCTTAGTCGCATCTATTCTTTATTTCCTTCTACATGGTAAGAAAGAAAAAATGATAAGATCTGAATCTGAACATCAAATTTCAGCCTAA
- a CDS encoding amino acid ABC transporter ATP-binding protein: protein MAIIEVSNLKKSYGKLDVLKQITFDVNKNDVVAVIGPSGSGKSTMLRSLIHLEEINGGSIRVTGDYLVKDGVYSKAQEVKKITSKMGMVFQHFNLFPHLTVKENLEIAPKMLKIEPISAIQQRSAELLKKIGLSDRATAYPANLSGGQKQRVAIARALMMNPEILLFDEPTSALDPELTGEVLQVMKDLAEEQMTMIVVTHEMGFAKEVANRVMFMDNGEIIESGHPEELFNNPQFERTKAFLNRNLK from the coding sequence ATGGCTATCATTGAAGTATCCAATCTCAAAAAATCATACGGCAAATTAGATGTACTCAAACAGATTACTTTTGATGTAAATAAAAATGATGTAGTGGCTGTAATCGGTCCCTCTGGTTCTGGTAAAAGTACGATGCTCCGCAGTCTCATTCATCTTGAAGAAATTAACGGCGGCAGCATTCGTGTAACAGGCGACTATTTAGTGAAAGACGGCGTTTATTCAAAAGCGCAGGAAGTTAAAAAAATCACTTCCAAAATGGGTATGGTCTTTCAGCATTTCAATCTCTTCCCGCATCTTACGGTAAAAGAAAATTTAGAAATTGCGCCTAAAATGTTAAAAATAGAACCCATATCAGCCATTCAACAACGAAGCGCTGAGCTCCTCAAGAAAATTGGACTATCTGATCGAGCAACAGCATACCCGGCCAATCTCTCTGGTGGACAAAAACAACGAGTAGCCATTGCCCGAGCACTGATGATGAATCCTGAAATTTTGCTGTTTGACGAGCCTACCTCCGCTTTGGATCCAGAATTAACAGGGGAAGTTTTACAGGTTATGAAGGACCTTGCGGAAGAACAAATGACGATGATTGTCGTAACACATGAAATGGGCTTTGCCAAGGAAGTAGCCAATCGAGTCATGTTCATGGATAATGGAGAAATTATCGAATCTGGGCATCCAGAAGAGTTATTTAATAATCCGCAATTTGAGCGAACAAAAGCATTCTTAAACCGCAACTTAAAGTAA